The Eublepharis macularius isolate TG4126 chromosome 12, MPM_Emac_v1.0, whole genome shotgun sequence genomic sequence GGACCAATTTTCAAAATTGCTCTGCTTTGGGAGCTCACTTATAAAGTAAAATTTTCTCCCCAACACAAAATGCAAAACTATCATGTCAGTTAACACTGAGTGAGTTTACGTTTGGTAGCAGGCaggccctcccccctccccgagtGGTGAAGGGTGTGGAAGTGTGCCCATCCATCCTACAGCCTGGCCAGCCCAATCTGAGGCTGGCAGCTTAAGAAGTGGGCAGCTTGAGAGGTGGGcggctcttcctccctccctctgtagagaagggaaaggaagcaTACCTGCCTGTCCTACAGCCTGGCTGGCCCAATTCGAGGCCGGCAGCATGAGAGGCTGGTGGCTTAAGAGGTGGGcgacctttcccccctcccctggcagaagggaagggaagccTCAGCCCTTCCCATGCCTGCATATCAGCTGCGCAAGGAGGAAGCCTTCTCTCTGACCACCTGAGCAATGGCCAGGAAGGTGGGCTCCACCGCCACCCCCCTATTGCCTGTAGATAAGCTGGCATGGAGAAAGCAATGGTATGCCCATCTTTCCCCTGCCCAGCTGTGTGGTGGGCTCTGCTGTTGCCCCTTGTCCATGCTGGGTGAGCAGCCCCATGGTGCATCAGGCCCAGAAGTGGCAGTAAGGCCCAGGGCCACAGTGGCAAGTCGTCTCCCTGCTGCAccaggccttcccaggcctccaaaAGTTCAGAGGCAGCTGCCAGGCTGGGCCTTTCCAAGTCTATAGAAACCCcaaggaggcagcggggaggcaaaCGGTTTTGTTctcactcgcttcttatccccaCGTACTATGCAGGTGCAGTGTACTGCATatgtgcagggataagaagtgagtcatcagcaacacggtttgccttttacaccttctgtattttaatttttctatgaAAATGTCCAGAtttttttggtttaattttatctTGATGAACATTTAGATATTATCATATATTgtaaagattgattgattgactgattgattgttGTTATTTCCAACCTCAGTAAGAGAAAGCTTCCAAGAGTAACTCTAGACAAGGCTCATGTTGACCTGTGATGAAGCCCAACACCATGTTTAAAAGCAGCTCTCAGGGCATCTTGAACCTGCTTGTTCCTCAAACAGTAGATGAATGGATTCAGAAAGGGAGACACAACTGTGTTAAGAATAGCCACTGACTTGCTGAAGTTGAACTGACTGGAACCTTTGGGTTTTACGTACATGAAAATGCAGCTGCCATAAGTGATGGACACCACCGTGATGTGAGAGGCACAAGTGGAGAAAGCCTTCTGCCTCCCAGCAGATGATGGGATGCTCAAGATGCTGGAAACAATGTTGACGTAGGATACAATGGTAATTGTCAAAGTCCCAATGAGAGAGAGTGTAGCAGTGAGGAAGTCTGCAATTTCAAGTAGAGTCGTGTCGAAACATGCAAGTTTGATCAATGGACCATTGTCACAGAAAAAGTGGTTTATGGTATTTGGGCCACAAAATGGCATCAGCATTAATCCCACTCCTGGACCCAGAATCCAAATAAAACCTGCAAGCCAAGAGCCAAGCACCAATAATGAGCAAACTTGACTATGCATTATAGTTGGATAACGAAGAGGGTTACAGATGGCCACATACCTGTCAACAGACATTACTGCCAACAAAAAAAACTCTGTAGTCCCAAAGACAAAGTATAGAAAAGATTGTGTCAAGCAACCATTTTTGGAGATACTTCTACAGCCCATCGCCATGTTGGCCAATGTTTTGGGAATGACGGAAGTGGTTAACCCAATCTCTAAGAGTGCAAAATGTCGGAGGAAGAAATACATTGGGGTGTAGAGATGGTGATCCACCAATGTGATCATGATGATTATCATGTTCTCCATAACAGTCAAAATATATGTTCCAAAGAGTACAACAAAAATGAAGATTTCAAACTCATGGTTGTCAGTAAAGCCCAAGAGAATGAATTCCCTCACCATTGTGCGGTTCATAATTTTAGCTACTaccttaaaaaagagagagagagaaataaagtaAGAGGTgtgttttaaaagcatttttaaggtaattattttttttaaagttatttatcTTCCATTAAGTGAACATTACCATTATTAATATAACAGGTTTGTTGCGCTAAGGAGGGGTCACCAAACAGGACCCTTGGAAAGGAACTCTTTTTGTCCTATCAATGGCTAAACCTTCATGCTATCCTGTGTAGAGAGATGCTGTTGAAGGGCAGCATATCCCAACACAATTGATGCATAAGTAATTAAATTGCCTTCCCTTTTTGTTTGGAAGCAGAGTGGAATTACCATTGGATACTCTCTTAAGGTGACCATACTAATTGTGGTGGTACATACTTGACCAATTGCAGTTCAGCttttggaagggagggaggaagaaaggaagacagaaagacagacaaaaggaatgcACCATGCTCTCTCAAAATAATTTAAGACTTACTCAGAATTTCTTATGTTCCTCCCCTAatgaggagatccaggttcactATGCATTTTGCTCTAGGCTGGACATGTGACATGGGATGAACTTGGCGGGTTGGTGTTCTTAACTATACAGGACAATAAACTGTGTACTTGGCCATCACATATGAATGGTGTATGGTAACCCTCACACAATTTGGTTCAAAATAGAGATTTTTGGAAATCATTATTGGTCCATAGAAATCTCAAAAACAAGTCATTTAATCTCTATTATAAAGAGCAGCCAAAATTTCAACAAGTGCAAGTTTCTGAGTTCTTCAAAACTTTTAATCAAGCtggatgaaccccccccccccgcccccccctcacCACTGAAAAGGGCAGCTGGTGGGAAGCAGAAGTACATGTTTCAGGCCATGTTGGAAAGATCACATCGTTCAACTTCAGAGTAGAATAAAGACGTTCAGACTTAATTAGATTAGGTGATGCTCAATGTAAAAGGTGAGTTTCAGAGGAAAACTTTTAAGAATCACCTGTAAGTCAAATGATCACGCAGCATTAAATGGAGCACATGCATCCCTcacaagactgagggccaagctacacatgacgaatgacacttgaacggcaagtggattgagtggagggcaagtgaacagggagaaatacacttgccattcaagtgtcattcgtcatgcgtagcttggccctgagagtggagGGAAACAAAGAATAGTTTtgttgaaataaagaggcaatgGAAGATGAAGTGAGTAATACTATTGCCTAGCAGTTAGAGGGAAATAAGAGCATGTAAATGAAGTTCTATCCCAGATAACAAATATCAAATGGAACACATTAACAGTGTCattctaagagcgggaccacaagtgatgcctgacagaggttggacacttgccagcttccctcaagctttgatgggaaatgtaggcagcttggcggaatgttggacaagtgacagttgaaaagtccattggacagcagtcagagagtcaagctgcaagaccaggacgcctacacatttcccatcaaaacttgagggaagctgacaagtgtccaacctgtgtcattcgtcacttgtggtcccgctctaagataAGGCACACTTTTCTAAGTCCATAAACTCATTTAGCATGTCGCTGTAACCAGCATTTATTCCTCAGCCAAAAGTGAACTCCTAGCAAGATACTCACCCTATTTGCCACAAGGACATACACTTTGTTTTTCTGGTCTCTAAGCGTTGTGTTCTGTGTTCTTGTCTCTCCAAATGACAAAGAAGACCATAGAGCCTCCAGGGTATAGCTAAGAAAGAATCCGAAAGAGGCCACGAGATGAAGCTGCCCAGGCAAAGTAAGCAGAGCCAGAAATTTCACTTAACAAGACAATTTATTGACCTTGTAACAAGAGCAGATTTTGATCCTTTATACCACTTTAGAAAATCATTCACTTTCTTAGCTCACAAACGCTGAAAATTGATTGCATTCATTTCTCCATCTCTTTGCTTCAGTACCCTCCAGTTGGCAGTGGTGTGGGCAGCTGTCTTCTTGAGCTTATGGCTTTGGCAAAACACACAAGAAGTTAGCACTTTGCTTGTTAGGTCACACAGGGGATGTTagccatgtatctgatgaagctgGCTCAAGGCATCATCATTTATTCTAAAAGGTACCTCAGGATCTCATTGGGTGTTCGTGTTCAAACCAAGCAGAGGCAAAACAACTTGGCTATTTCCCAAGACTTTACTGTAGGTTTTGCTGTTCTTTATGACAGGAACATTTCATCTGAAAACTAAAATATAAACACAAGCAAAGAGAACAGAGCtgtggaaaaaacaacaacaggactTATTTCAGTAAATTTTTGCAAACTGCTGCTTTCGATACATTTTCAAACATGAATCACTGCCCATAAAGGAGTATGCTAGTATTATTTATTACAtatattagattagatttttagtccgccctctcCGCcgggtgggctcagggcggagtacaacatttcaatttacataaataacagttaaaaacagataaaacattatataaataacattaaaacagctttatacaataaatacaataccacttctcttcagatggcaatgATAAAATAGTTACTAGGGAAAATTAGTAAAGGTTGAAGGTGTCTAGCTTATGGGTGAGgttcaaccagcttttctgctagtgGAATAGGAAGGGGGAGTCCCTTTTGGCCAACTGTGCTGGAGACCCTGGAATCTGCATTTACAATGGCCATGtagaattggggagggggtgtttagGAGGAAAATTTAATAGAATTGAGTGAAAAAGtcaactggatccaacccaaagttgTTTTTCTTTGCTACGCAGCTCAATGCTAAGTGGGCCTTTAGTCCCATTCCGTTCAATACTGTTAATGTTCAGGTAGTGCATATAGGAAGACAATTTATGCAGTTTACACACAGAAACTAAATACTTTAAAGGAAGACTGCTCACTATCAAGCCCATAACACAAACAaagagcaatgctgattctgtgaacctaggcagatcatgagagggagggcaggaagggttacatcagtgcttagtttttgtggccccttcttacatgcccagggtaatgctgatcaccactttggagtagacatgggcacaattaggaaaaaaaatgaacatggtgttcgttgctcATTGCcaaccacgaacaatgaacaacgaacattgacgaacatgatcctgttcatgaacatgtttgttgttccttgtttgtgggggccagcaggccctctctagccatcaagatccctactgcaacactcccagaaaccgtacctgagcaggcagcaggaaatgtaccaataataaataatagcttggcccagagcctggtagcagccctggaacttgaaggggtagatccctactgcaccactctcagaaaccctacctgagaaggcagcaggaaaggtaccaataataaataatagcttggccccagagcctggcagcagccctggaacctgaaggggtagatccctatcccaccacacacaaagaaaattcaagctccaatgcactctccctgtatctctaacagcagctgtctctccctgaaagccagagctgggagccccccttccccctgctctttgctcccttgttataacaaatttggagctccagtccacatttggaaggaagacctgcctaccaagctaaattgggcttagattggggtttccagggcaacagcaggagttcagagagagttcaagcagtccctgcctccagttgccaagggaattgattgcaggtgccagactgtttggcttgaggaacagcaacggacaatgcttgcaatgaccacctgttatttagaatggggcctcatgaagagcttgttcatgaacagcagtttgggctgttcgtggggtttttttagttcatattgctgtttgtgcccatgtctactttggagtcaggaagcaattttctcaaggccagtttggccaggggtcctggaggatttcccccccccccccatttctgggCATGGAACTGAGGTTACTAGAGGGTAGGAGGAGGTATTTGtaaagttcctgcattgtgcaaggggttagaATACATGACCTGGAGATACCttctagctctatgtttctatgattctaagggccaagctacacttgacgaatgacacttgaacagcaagtgtatttctccctgttcacttgccctccactcaatccacttgccgttcaagtgtcattcgtcatgtgtagcttggccctaagattccatgattttatgattctatgagggTTGGAAGTAATATGTATTAGGGTTATAcatgatgggggggggaacccactaTTACGCACAAGACTCGCTGGTTTGGTTCTTTAAAGTAGCTTTTAGAATGCTGGCCCACATCTGGGAGTTCCTCCCattaaaaagtttgtgtgtttcatgtcATTTCATACTTTCCAGTGGCAGGCTGGCACTAGGCTCACCTCGcaaggcagcagcttgttttcctgaacagagcCAACTGGATCtcaaagagagagagaccttAACTTTATCAATtaattctgttggcaggaaggtggAATGATACCAAAGTGTGTGAATGCATCCAGTCCTGCACACcactgtatttatttagatatttatagctcacttttctctccaacgaaaggatccaaagcagtttacgttGTCCCCTTCTCCTTCTTATCCTCcacacaaccaccaccctgtgaggaagACTTGAGTGAGAGActttgactggctcaaggtcacccggcCAGTtcccatggtagagtggggattcaaacccggatcTCTCAGGTCCTAGTTAGACACTGTCACCACAACATCACACGGCCTGTACGGTGTCACTTCTGCCAGCCGGAATGCTCACTGCTAATTTTATTCTGCTTCTTATTGAAAGAAGGCTAAGGTGTGGGAATGCAGCATGTTACAGCATGGTCCCCTACAATCTTAGAAGGTAAGCATGATCCATAGTTGGTTGGAGACCAccaagacaatggcaaaccacttctgttcctcACTTGCCTGAAAACCCCCTTaaatgggtcaccataagttggttgtgagtTGACAGTGCGTACAACCAAACCTATAAAGCATGAGGGATGTGGAGGGTGTTGGATAATAATCCTTAGAAATGAAATGTTGATTAGCCTTCCAGCAAGCAAACCAACTGTTCCTTTTATGACTGCAAAACAAAAAGGGCAGCCCAGATTATTTTGAGACAAGCGACACCCAATAGACTGCAGCAAGCAAAAGGGAAGTAAATCTGCCTCTTTCAAGCCCGACTTAAGTGGAATGTGTGCAGTGGCTCAATCACAAAAGTTGCAGAAACAACATCCACTAGCTAAGATGTCACTTTTTGCttgtctcagagccaaaacacacgagaagaaatacctaggttcagcacatgTTTtgttacctcaaggtttgctgggatctgtaggcgtcctggaagcttaaagtttagcatttacagagcagcaggaagggaaatacaggcgcctgtatttcccttccccttcctgctgctctgtaaatgctaaacttgttctcttacctcaaggtttgttgggaagtgtaggtgtcttggaagcttaaagtttagcatttacagagcagcaggaaggggaaggggaatacaggcgcctgtatttcccttcctgctgctctgtaaatgctaaactttaagcttccaggacgcctacagatcccggcaaaccttgaggtaagagaacacgtgctgaacctgggtatttcttatcgtgtgttttggctctcaggttCCACAAAAAGATGACAAGGAAGGGTGGCTGAGTGAGACAACAGCCCTGGCTCAGGAAATACCTAGTATCTAGATGCTTTACCACTGGggttgtctcagggccaagctacacatgacgaatgacacttgaacggcaagtgtatttctccctgttcacttgccctccactcaatccacttgccattcaagtgtcattcgtcatgtgtagcttggcccttagtgagtgaaaaaaaatccCCTTCCTCAGCTAACTCACAAGGTGTTGCTTGATCCTCCTCAAATAACAATGTGAGCTAGGTAAAGCACAGAAGAGCCCCAGGACAGTCAAATGTTTTTTGCCCCCCATCTAACCAGGAGCTGAAAGGGAGTGCACAGAGGCCCACATTTACCCATGAGGGTGAAAACAGATAAGGGCTGTGTGGATGCTAGTAAAGGAATCAGCTCACAAACACACCAGGCTCCTCATCTCCGGAAAAAATAGGAGTtcattttgcattttattttgggCTAAATCCAGTGACGATCAATGCACGAAATGAACTTGGGAAGGTCCGTGATCTTAACATCCTGGTCTGAGTAAGCCACGTGGACATCTGTACAGTTTAGTAGTGCAGTTCTATG encodes the following:
- the LOC129339823 gene encoding olfactory receptor 6C74-like, with the translated sequence MNRTMVREFILLGFTDNHEFEIFIFVVLFGTYILTVMENMIIIMITLVDHHLYTPMYFFLRHFALLEIGLTTSVIPKTLANMAMGCRSISKNGCLTQSFLYFVFGTTEFFLLAVMSVDRYVAICNPLRYPTIMHSQVCSLLVLGSWLAGFIWILGPGVGLMLMPFCGPNTINHFFCDNGPLIKLACFDTTLLEIADFLTATLSLIGTLTITIVSYVNIVSSILSIPSSAGRQKAFSTCASHITVVSITYGSCIFMYVKPKGSSQFNFSKSVAILNTVVSPFLNPFIYCLRNKQVQDALRAAFKHGVGLHHRST